In Capsicum annuum cultivar UCD-10X-F1 unplaced genomic scaffold, UCD10Xv1.1 ctg14274, whole genome shotgun sequence, the genomic stretch TATGCAGGTATGAACCTTCTGTCCAAAGCAGCAATGAACAATGGTATGAGCCCTTATGTTCATGTGGCGTACCGACAAACAACTGCTGCACTTCTTATGTGCCCAATTGCTTATCtcacagaaagaaaaacaagaccAAACATGACACTACcaatattttttaagattttcctATGTTCTATCCTTGGGGGATCAATAAACCAAATCACTTATGTAGTAGGCCTAAAACATTGTAACACCACTGTGGCCTCAGCTTTAACAAATTTAACTCCTGCCTTCACTTTTATTCTTGCTGTCCTCACTCGACATGAAATAGTGAGCTTTAGGAGGGCTGGAATTGCAAAAATACTCGGTACGTTACTGAGCATCGGAGGTGCAATGATGTTATCAGTTTACCATGGTCCGATAGTGCCCATTGGCCAACCGAAGATTCACTGGACATTTCTAGAGGGCATTACAGTCAACAAAAGCAGTACAGGACAACATAATTACTTGGGTCCTCTGCTTGTCGTGACCAGTGCTCTATCCTGGTCTATCTGGTCAATAGTCCAAACAAAAGTAAACCTTGAGTATGCAGCCACATATTCAAGCACAGCTTTGATGTGCTTGATGTCCAGCGGCATATGTTTGGTAATTGGCTTTATCATTGACCACAACAAGTCTGACTGGTCATTGACAAGCAGCGGCATTAGACCTATCTCCTCAGTTTATTCAGGCGTTTTCTGCTCAGCCCTATCATATTTTGTGATGAGCTGGTGCATTGAGAGGAACGGAGCATTTTTTGTGTCCATCTTCAATCCGTTACCAATCATCATTGTTGCCATATGCAGTTGGCTACTACTTGGAGAAAAGATATTCACAGGAACAGTCCTAGGATCAAGCCTAATTATTTTGGGACTGTTTACAGTGTTATGGGGTAATTGGTTCGAGTCCAAGCAAGAAAAGGTATCGCCAGTGGAACATTTGGAGTCTAGGCAAGAAGATTTGACTAAGGTGTCACCAGTTTAGATTCTGTCTAGAACTGTACTTCAGCATTATGCATGCTAGTATTCATGGTTGTGCAGTCGCCAGTTaattcatcaatatcatcatacaaACTATATATTCTATGGATGTTGTTTACCTGTGCTATTTCTGTTTTATATATTCAATCGTTACGAATTGAAGGATAAATGGAATCCTAGTGAGGATTTGAAAAGGTGATATGTCTGTTTGTATTCCATGAATGTAATATTTGTACTGTTGTATCACCATATACTGGGATAGTTTTTAACAATGAAATGGTTGACTTCTTGATCCTCCAAAATGTTTCACCACCAGCAACTTTGAATTTTATCCACCCAGGCAAAAAGGCAATTGTCCTCATTAACTCTTATCTAATAGAAAAAACTACCCCAACAAATGGTATTTGTTTAATATCGCGACAAGGCCGCCTATACCGTAAAGCAATAGTTTGGGGCCCCAATTTTTTTGGAGCTCTCATTTTTAAATTAGAAAATAGTTTACAATAGTAGTATATCACAAATAAATTTTAACAATAATATCTAtgtgattctaaaatatttttactaacAACAAAATGCACGTATGACGCACGAAATGCACATAAGATGCACGTACGTCGCGTGATATGCACGTACGCCACACAAGATGCACACAAAagctaattttattaaatatatctGAAACTTTTTATTAAGAGTTAGCTTTAGACCACCAAATTTGTTGAGCCGCCCTGTATTGAGATTACAATTTCATTTGAGCATTTTATGAGATGTAAAACTTGGTTTGCACTAtataataaaggaagaaaatgaaTATAAGAGGTAGACACTACATACCCATGTTCATTTTTCAACTATGTACAATTCGAAAATCGATCAAACTAAATTAACACGTGATATTTAGCTATAGCATGAGCAAAATCCTTAGTACGGACTATGGTAGTTGGTGTTAAATATTATCCACAaattctttcatttcttcttccTTATTTTCCTGCTCTTCTTTGTGTGACTATCCCTTCGTGACACAATATTCTTTATGTAGTACTAAATCTACATCTCTATCTATctattatctatctatctacctatatatatatatatataattagacaaataaaataaaaagaaaaatcacttTAGATTATGAAAAAAGAATGACATTATGCTATCAACTTATAATAAGTGGGATCACACGCACgttatttgaaaaaattacaagaataacatattaaaaagtataataaattatgtttaaacaCCCAGATATAGTTTAAACACCAGTGGCAAATTAAACTATATGTAGGCACTACTGAAAAACGTTCTTCCGGGGTTTAATAAGTTACATATTTTTTGAATCTAGTGCATGTGCAAAAATTTGAAGCCAAATATCAACTCAGCTATTAGTTCGGGAATTTTTGTAGCTTTATTGGTTGACTACCTGGAATCCTGCCTTGTTTGTAAGAGCTCGATTCCCCACATTATAATTCCCTCCCTGTTTTTCCTTTTCCTACCcccaatattttaaaaaaaaaataaaaaaaatacacaactACTAGTTctagaaatataaagtaaaatggACATGCATGCAAAACCTGATGGAATAATTAACAATCCAATTGACACCAACAATCTCTTTTTTGATGGATGAcaactttaaatttaatttagtcaacTTTCCTGTCTAGCTACCCCTTGGCAGTTGGCAGCTGGTTGAGATTGTGCTCCCCTGAGTTGTTGTATTCTCAAACATAGTCAGCCTATACTTGTGTAGTTAATCTTTCGCCCTCCTTTACATCAATTAAAAAGGAAGAGGCAGTATACACACGCAGAGAATATAGCTAAAGAGTGATATGCACATAACAAGCAGCAAAATCAAGCATTCATGAGCTTATGCTCAGATACAAACCAAAGGTTAGCAAATACAATTATCTTCAAGAGCAAATAAAAACAAAGTCTTAAGCAGTAAAAGGGGGAGGAGGAACAAAATGACTAAGAAAGT encodes the following:
- the LOC107842102 gene encoding WAT1-related protein At1g09380: MATSCLPTFFMIGIQLGYAGMNLLSKAAMNNGMSPYVHVAYRQTTAALLMCPIAYLTERKTRPNMTLPIFFKIFLCSILGGSINQITYVVGLKHCNTTVASALTNLTPAFTFILAVLTRHEIVSFRRAGIAKILGTLLSIGGAMMLSVYHGPIVPIGQPKIHWTFLEGITVNKSSTGQHNYLGPLLVVTSALSWSIWSIVQTKVNLEYAATYSSTALMCLMSSGICLVIGFIIDHNKSDWSLTSSGIRPISSVYSGVFCSALSYFVMSWCIERNGAFFVSIFNPLPIIIVAICSWLLLGEKIFTGTVLGSSLIILGLFTVLWGNWFESKQEKVSPVEHLESRQEDLTKVSPV